Proteins encoded in a region of the Brevefilum fermentans genome:
- a CDS encoding phosphoglycerate kinase yields MFNKKMVTDLDVKGKKVLVRVDFNVPLADGKVADDARIRASLPTIQYLLDHGAAVILCSHLGRPKGVDPAFSLKPVAQYLGTLIDAPVTFAEDCVGEPAAHAAAALQPGQVLVLENTRFHDAEKKNDPEMAKQLASLADLYVNDAFGSAHRAHASTAGVADYLPAAAGFLLEKEIKYLGNTIADPERPFVTILGGAKVSDKIGVIENLLGKSDCILIGGGMANTFFKAQGFAMGDSLVEEDVVDVAKALLEKAGDKLLLPVDMVIADAFSADATTRTIEVGDVPDGWRVLDIGSRTVERFSKVIASAGTVVWNGPMGVFEFEAFAKGTFAIARAVAESGATSIIGGGDSISAINKSGLEDKITHISTGGGASLEMLEGKVLPGLAALDDL; encoded by the coding sequence ATGTTTAATAAAAAAATGGTAACCGATCTGGATGTGAAGGGCAAAAAAGTGCTCGTGCGCGTTGACTTCAACGTTCCATTAGCCGATGGCAAGGTGGCGGATGATGCGCGTATTCGGGCTTCCCTGCCCACCATCCAATACCTGCTCGATCACGGCGCAGCGGTGATTCTGTGTTCACATTTAGGACGCCCGAAAGGTGTGGATCCCGCTTTCAGTTTGAAACCCGTTGCGCAGTACCTGGGGACCTTAATTGATGCGCCGGTGACCTTTGCTGAAGATTGTGTTGGCGAACCTGCTGCACATGCTGCTGCGGCGCTGCAACCGGGTCAGGTATTGGTATTGGAAAACACCCGTTTTCATGATGCCGAAAAGAAAAATGACCCCGAGATGGCTAAACAGCTTGCCAGCCTGGCGGATTTATATGTCAACGATGCCTTCGGCTCAGCACATCGCGCCCACGCTTCTACTGCCGGTGTGGCGGATTACCTGCCGGCTGCAGCCGGCTTCTTGCTGGAAAAGGAGATTAAATATCTGGGCAACACCATTGCAGACCCTGAACGTCCTTTTGTGACCATTCTGGGCGGTGCAAAAGTCAGTGACAAAATCGGCGTGATTGAAAACCTGCTGGGTAAATCCGATTGCATCCTGATCGGTGGCGGGATGGCGAACACTTTCTTCAAAGCCCAGGGCTTCGCAATGGGCGATTCGCTGGTCGAGGAAGACGTGGTGGACGTCGCCAAAGCCTTGCTGGAAAAAGCCGGCGACAAACTGTTACTGCCGGTAGACATGGTGATTGCCGACGCCTTTTCCGCAGATGCAACGACGCGGACGATTGAGGTGGGCGATGTGCCGGATGGCTGGCGGGTGCTGGATATTGGGTCGCGTACCGTGGAACGGTTCAGCAAGGTGATTGCCAGCGCGGGCACCGTGGTATGGAATGGGCCTATGGGCGTGTTTGAGTTTGAGGCATTCGCCAAGGGAACCTTTGCCATCGCCAGGGCGGTAGCGGAGAGCGGTGCCACCAGCATTATTGGCGGTGGAGATTCGATTTCAGCGATCAATAAATCGGGCTTGGAGGATAAGATCACGCATATTTCTACCGGCGGCGGTGCCTCGTTGGAGATGCTTGAAGGGAAAGTACTGCCTGGCCTGGCAGCGCTGGATGATCTTTAA
- the gap gene encoding type I glyceraldehyde-3-phosphate dehydrogenase → MATRVGINGFGRIGRQVLKAIRERYPDELEVVAINDLFDAQTNAHLFKYDSNYGIYDGVVEVKDGNLVVDGDVIKVMAEKNPYDLPWSDLKVDIVIDGTGIFRDGKGTPDKPGANAHIDGGGAKKVIITAPASNEDLTVVLGVNEEKYEPEKHHIVSNASCTTNCLAPAAKVVHENFTIKRGLMTTIHAYTNDQRILDVAHKDPRRARAAALNIIPTTTGAARALALVIPDLKGKFDGYSLRVPTPTVSVVDFVADVEKPTTAEELNALFKAAAEGELKGILDFSMEPLVSVDLKGNSFSSIIDGQMTTVLDDTFVKVVAWYDNEWGYSCRTADLAAYMAKSL, encoded by the coding sequence ATGGCTACACGTGTTGGTATTAATGGTTTTGGCCGCATCGGTCGCCAGGTTTTAAAAGCCATTCGTGAACGTTACCCGGATGAACTCGAAGTTGTGGCAATTAACGACCTGTTCGATGCGCAGACAAATGCACATCTGTTTAAATATGATTCAAATTACGGCATCTATGATGGCGTTGTTGAGGTCAAGGATGGTAATTTGGTTGTTGATGGCGACGTCATCAAGGTGATGGCGGAGAAAAATCCCTACGACCTGCCCTGGTCAGACCTGAAAGTGGATATTGTGATTGACGGCACCGGGATTTTCCGCGATGGGAAAGGCACGCCAGATAAGCCAGGCGCAAATGCGCATATCGATGGCGGTGGCGCAAAGAAAGTGATCATCACCGCACCCGCTTCTAATGAAGACCTGACGGTTGTGCTGGGTGTGAATGAGGAAAAGTACGAACCTGAAAAACATCACATCGTTTCGAACGCATCCTGCACCACCAACTGCCTGGCACCTGCTGCCAAGGTTGTTCACGAGAACTTCACCATCAAACGCGGTTTGATGACCACCATCCACGCTTATACCAATGATCAGCGCATTCTTGACGTGGCTCACAAAGACCCCCGTCGTGCGCGGGCGGCAGCGTTGAATATCATCCCCACCACCACCGGTGCAGCCAGGGCGCTCGCCCTGGTGATCCCCGACCTGAAGGGGAAATTCGATGGCTATTCCCTGCGTGTGCCGACGCCCACGGTTTCGGTGGTTGACTTTGTGGCGGATGTTGAAAAACCCACCACGGCGGAAGAGCTAAACGCGCTGTTCAAAGCTGCTGCTGAAGGTGAGCTGAAGGGCATTCTGGACTTTTCGATGGAACCGCTGGTTTCTGTGGACCTAAAGGGCAATTCCTTCTCCTCGATCATTGACGGGCAGATGACCACTGTTTTGGATGACACCTTTGTCAAGGTTGTTGCCTGGTATGACAACGAGTGGGGTTACTCCTGCCGGACGGCTGACCTGGCTGCTTATATGGCAAAGTCGCTGTAA
- a CDS encoding PT domain-containing protein — protein MKHQSWFFLILVLIGAVVLSGCDIFGRVQPEDPQVVLQTSIASTQLALEEIETIVAATLDAMPTVEQKAPEVPTPTGIVAVPTSTTIPTLQPTEAPTSAPTEAPTSTPTDMLTSTPTSAVPLAQVSVPTNCRTGPGIIFDQVSILDVGRQVEVIARNASGTYWVVRNPGGEGTCWLWDQYVTITGSTADLPIWDSPPTPTPTAGETPTTVTMRVSIPTNCRVGPGIPYEIVSVLQANRTVEVLARHATADFWVINNPVGSGTCWVWGEHATFTGAWWNLPVQDAPPAPTPAPEVTPTAVTMKVSIPTNCRVGPGIPYEIVSVLQANRTVEVLARHATADFWVINNPVGSGTCWVWGEHATFTGAWWNLPVQDAPPAPTPAPEVTPTAVTMKVSIPTNCRVGPGIPYEIVSVLQANRTVEVLARHATADFWVINNPVGSGTCWVWGEHATFTGAWWNLPVQDAPPAPTPAAVTLRVRVDTNCRVGPGIPYDIVTIFRIGKTATVVGRHASLDFWVIENPEGSGTCWVWGKYATLTGPSSSLPIWDPPPRP, from the coding sequence ATGAAACACCAAAGCTGGTTTTTTCTAATCCTTGTGCTGATAGGTGCAGTTGTCTTGAGCGGATGCGATATTTTTGGCAGGGTGCAACCTGAAGACCCCCAGGTCGTGTTGCAAACAAGTATCGCATCAACCCAGCTTGCACTGGAAGAAATTGAAACGATTGTGGCAGCAACTCTGGACGCCATGCCAACGGTAGAGCAAAAAGCGCCGGAGGTTCCAACACCAACAGGTATCGTTGCTGTTCCCACCAGTACAACAATCCCAACTTTACAGCCAACAGAAGCGCCAACGAGCGCTCCAACAGAAGCGCCAACAAGTACCCCAACAGATATGCTAACGAGCACCCCAACATCAGCGGTGCCATTGGCGCAAGTCAGTGTGCCGACCAATTGTCGCACCGGACCGGGAATCATCTTTGATCAGGTCAGCATCTTAGATGTGGGTCGACAGGTGGAAGTGATCGCCAGGAACGCATCCGGGACTTACTGGGTGGTCAGAAACCCGGGCGGTGAAGGCACCTGCTGGCTTTGGGATCAATATGTCACGATCACAGGTAGCACCGCCGACCTCCCGATCTGGGATTCTCCCCCGACGCCAACCCCCACTGCAGGGGAGACCCCCACTACAGTGACGATGAGGGTCAGCATCCCGACCAACTGCCGCGTGGGGCCGGGCATTCCCTACGAGATTGTCAGTGTCTTACAGGCCAACCGGACCGTTGAGGTGCTTGCGCGGCATGCCACGGCTGATTTTTGGGTGATCAATAACCCCGTGGGTTCCGGCACCTGCTGGGTGTGGGGCGAACATGCCACTTTTACCGGAGCATGGTGGAATCTGCCTGTACAAGATGCCCCACCAGCGCCGACCCCGGCGCCGGAAGTGACTCCCACTGCGGTGACGATGAAGGTCAGCATCCCGACCAACTGCCGCGTGGGGCCGGGCATTCCCTACGAGATTGTCAGTGTCTTACAGGCCAACCGGACCGTTGAGGTGCTTGCGCGGCATGCCACGGCTGATTTTTGGGTGATCAATAACCCCGTGGGTTCCGGCACCTGCTGGGTGTGGGGCGAACATGCCACTTTTACCGGAGCATGGTGGAATCTGCCTGTACAAGATGCCCCACCAGCGCCGACCCCGGCGCCGGAAGTGACTCCCACTGCGGTGACGATGAAGGTCAGCATCCCGACCAACTGCCGCGTGGGGCCGGGCATTCCCTACGAGATTGTCAGTGTCTTACAGGCCAACCGGACCGTTGAGGTGCTTGCGCGGCATGCCACGGCTGATTTTTGGGTGATCAATAACCCCGTGGGCTCCGGCACCTGCTGGGTGTGGGGCGAACATGCCACCTTTACCGGAGCATGGTGGAATCTACCTGTACAAGATGCCCCACCAGCGCCGACACCCGCCGCCGTGACCTTGCGGGTAAGGGTGGACACCAACTGCCGTGTGGGCCCAGGCATTCCCTATGATATTGTGACCATCTTCAGAATTGGGAAGACGGCGACCGTGGTTGGACGGCATGCCAGTTTGGATTTCTGGGTGATCGAGAACCCGGAAGGCTCCGGCACCTGCTGGGTGTGGGGCAAGTACGCCACTCTGACCGGACCGTCATCCAGCCTGCCGATTTGGGATCCGCCGCCCAGGCCGTAA
- a CDS encoding sensor histidine kinase: MLPDIRVRQRDYLLEISRALTEELDLDKLLGRILKYSIEMLAGHAGFIALNDPQGRWYLAVADGLPEAIQRYLNSWLEKISPTPSLTDNQLSELNHLLQQISMGTLSAVGLPLFAQRAVIGFIYIFRNYQGTFSTNDRSLLSSFANQAAIAVRNARLYTEINREKQHTDAILDSAADGILILRPDRTIERTNAAFARLYGRSQEELQSLNHEDVIRWTKLPNGITLEKAEAGGWPLSPRAHLYVEGDLERPNGQPPLPVGITYAPLISTDSTLISTIVTVRDITRFRQADELKSEFISIISHELKTPVALIKGYVSTLRRDDVQWDRAIMESSLQVIEEEADRLTDLIENLLEANRLQMNGVQLKKADVNFYQLVDRLAKRFQVQSAAHQIIIDIPKDFPIIMADETRIEQVLSNLISNAIKYAPSGEIRISGQTLPDQVVICVIDAGPGIATGDLPHIFDRFYRAQDTSRKTQGAGLGLYLARATIEAHGGRMWADAKTDTGARVCFSLPRD, from the coding sequence ATGTTACCCGATATCCGAGTGCGCCAGCGCGATTACCTGCTGGAAATCTCCCGCGCGTTGACCGAGGAACTTGATCTCGATAAGCTCCTGGGTCGCATCCTTAAATATTCCATCGAAATGCTGGCGGGCCATGCTGGATTTATCGCCCTCAATGACCCGCAGGGTCGTTGGTATTTAGCCGTTGCCGATGGACTGCCGGAAGCGATCCAACGTTACCTTAATTCCTGGCTGGAAAAAATATCACCCACCCCGTCGCTGACCGACAACCAGCTTTCTGAACTCAACCACCTGCTGCAGCAGATCAGCATGGGCACCCTGTCCGCAGTCGGTTTGCCGTTATTTGCCCAGCGCGCAGTGATCGGTTTCATCTATATCTTTCGCAATTACCAGGGTACATTTTCCACCAACGATCGCTCGCTGCTCTCCAGTTTTGCCAATCAAGCTGCCATCGCGGTACGCAATGCACGGCTTTACACCGAAATCAACCGGGAAAAGCAGCACACAGACGCCATACTTGATTCGGCCGCCGATGGGATCCTGATCCTGCGCCCCGACCGCACCATCGAACGCACCAACGCTGCCTTTGCCCGTCTGTACGGCCGTTCACAGGAAGAACTGCAATCTCTGAACCATGAAGATGTGATCCGCTGGACAAAATTACCCAATGGTATTACTCTCGAAAAAGCCGAAGCGGGTGGGTGGCCACTCTCACCACGGGCTCACCTGTACGTGGAAGGCGATCTCGAACGCCCTAACGGTCAACCACCCCTGCCGGTAGGGATCACCTACGCTCCCTTAATCTCCACAGACAGCACATTGATCAGCACCATCGTCACGGTGCGTGATATCACCCGCTTCAGGCAGGCTGATGAACTGAAAAGTGAGTTTATCTCCATCATCAGCCACGAACTTAAAACACCCGTCGCCTTAATCAAAGGCTATGTCAGCACCCTGCGGCGCGACGATGTGCAATGGGATCGCGCGATCATGGAGAGCAGCCTGCAGGTCATCGAAGAAGAAGCGGACCGCCTGACCGATTTGATCGAAAATCTGCTGGAAGCCAACCGCCTGCAGATGAACGGCGTGCAGCTTAAAAAAGCCGATGTGAATTTCTACCAGCTTGTGGATCGTTTAGCCAAGCGCTTCCAGGTACAGTCCGCTGCGCATCAAATCATCATTGACATTCCCAAAGACTTCCCCATCATCATGGCCGACGAAACCCGCATCGAACAGGTGCTCAGTAACCTGATCTCTAATGCGATCAAGTACGCCCCCAGCGGTGAAATCCGCATCAGCGGACAAACCCTGCCCGACCAGGTGGTGATCTGCGTGATCGATGCCGGTCCGGGCATTGCCACCGGTGACCTGCCCCATATCTTTGATCGCTTTTACCGGGCGCAAGATACCAGCCGGAAAACCCAGGGCGCCGGGTTGGGGCTGTACCTGGCACGTGCCACCATCGAGGCTCACGGCGGTCGCATGTGGGCGGATGCAAAAACCGATACCGGTGCACGGGTTTGCTTTTCCCTGCCCCGGGACTGA
- a CDS encoding gluconeogenesis factor YvcK family protein, whose amino-acid sequence MQERKQGIFSRFWAYLRRESQWLRIGLGYKRWLLLVLLGTTLLGLGLALILLHIYRTVPDNWLVPILAWLSLRFLDRPIRVVIFGGIGVILVLIGVWGANQALLKPFVPPGKSVIDTLDSFRRRDRGPRIVVLGGGHGIASLLRGLKAYTRNITAIVTVADDGGSSGKLRQSVGILPPGDIRHCLAALSDDEDLLTQVFQYRFSMGAGLEGHTLGNLLISALTEITGSFETAVAESGRVLAVYGQVLPSTLTDVRLLADIVDADGKLRNVSGETQIRESQGTIKRLWLDPTNTPAFPPAISAVLSADLIIIGPGSLFTSLLPNLLVRDLAEAVRVSHALKFFICNVATERGETDNFDCIDHVLAVEKHIGTNLFDLVICNNNFEGELGEGVSWVKMDEDLLKHASVYCADLIDPEHPWRHNSKRLSKAVMDLFYERTGPLPG is encoded by the coding sequence ATGCAAGAACGAAAACAGGGCATATTTTCCCGTTTCTGGGCTTATCTGCGGCGAGAATCGCAATGGCTACGGATTGGGCTGGGTTATAAACGCTGGCTGCTGCTTGTGCTGCTGGGGACGACCCTCCTGGGGCTGGGTTTGGCATTAATTCTCCTGCATATTTACCGCACCGTCCCTGATAACTGGCTGGTGCCCATTTTGGCGTGGCTTTCACTGCGCTTTTTAGACCGCCCTATCCGGGTGGTCATTTTCGGTGGAATCGGCGTGATCCTGGTGTTGATTGGCGTTTGGGGGGCTAACCAGGCCCTGTTGAAACCCTTTGTTCCTCCTGGAAAATCGGTGATTGATACGCTAGATTCCTTCCGGCGTCGTGATCGCGGGCCGCGCATCGTGGTGCTGGGCGGCGGGCATGGCATCGCCTCGTTGCTGCGCGGGCTTAAAGCCTATACCCGCAACATCACAGCCATTGTCACTGTGGCGGATGATGGCGGTTCCTCTGGTAAGCTGCGCCAGAGCGTTGGCATCCTCCCGCCGGGAGATATAAGGCACTGCCTGGCTGCGTTGAGCGACGATGAGGATTTGCTCACCCAGGTGTTTCAATACCGCTTTTCCATGGGGGCGGGTTTGGAAGGGCATACCCTGGGCAATTTGCTCATCAGCGCGCTGACGGAGATTACCGGCAGTTTTGAAACTGCGGTCGCAGAATCCGGTCGGGTTCTGGCGGTGTATGGCCAGGTGCTACCCTCCACGCTGACCGATGTCCGCTTGCTGGCTGATATTGTGGATGCCGACGGCAAACTTCGGAATGTCTCAGGCGAGACGCAAATCCGCGAATCCCAGGGCACGATCAAGCGTTTATGGCTGGACCCGACCAACACGCCGGCTTTTCCGCCGGCAATTTCAGCAGTGCTGAGCGCTGATTTAATCATCATCGGTCCGGGCAGCCTGTTCACCAGTTTGCTGCCCAACCTCCTGGTGCGCGATCTGGCAGAAGCTGTACGTGTCAGCCATGCTTTGAAATTTTTCATCTGTAACGTAGCCACAGAGCGCGGTGAGACTGATAATTTTGATTGCATCGATCATGTGTTGGCAGTGGAAAAGCACATTGGCACCAATTTATTTGACCTGGTGATTTGCAACAACAACTTTGAAGGCGAATTAGGCGAAGGTGTTAGCTGGGTCAAGATGGATGAAGACCTGCTTAAGCATGCCTCAGTCTATTGTGCTGATTTAATCGACCCGGAACATCCCTGGCGGCACAACTCAAAACGCCTTTCCAAAGCGGTTATGGACCTGTTCTACGAACGTACCGGACCGTTACCAGGCTAA
- a CDS encoding ABC transporter ATP-binding protein yields MRRRNWRSYINASDEKPHLSWAQIRRVLHYGKPYTWRMIASLLSILATTGVALLSPLILRYLIDSAIPNKDLKHLFLSAIGLLLLPIVSGLFQVITRRLVSQIGEGVIFDLRVSLYKHLQHMSLRFFTHTQLGELISRLNNDVIGAQTAISRTLVTLITSFIEVVTTLVVMLILEWRLTLLGIIIIPLFIITARKLGRVFRNIARRQMEMNARMNANMNETLNIGGALLVKLFGQREAEVERFSNRAHEVKTLGIKRATMAIVFTVIVHLLTAVGSALVYGVGGYLVILEMFTLGTIVAFGDYLSRLYNSFQGFINAPVEFATSMVSFERVFEVIDLPIDIEERPDAIPLEAPRGKLEFDRVNFKYVDSNHGLLKDVDRPYSVEQVGGILSDQAPQSSDPSLPGTSQAREMALKDISFVANPGDLVALVGPSGAGKTTLTYLIPRLYDPTEGAIRLDGHDLRDLRLDDLADSIGMVTQETYLFHDTIRANLLYANPDASSEDLVNAAQAANIHHFIMDLPEGYNTIVGERGYRLSGGEKQRLALARVLLKDPRIMILDEATSHLDSESEALIQEALERMYANRTSIVIAHRLSTILSADLILVMDKGEVIERGTHQDLLALGGLYAQLYETQFKQKPQGGLGND; encoded by the coding sequence ATGCGAAGAAGGAATTGGCGTAGTTATATCAATGCTTCCGATGAGAAGCCCCATCTCTCATGGGCGCAAATTCGGCGGGTCTTACACTATGGCAAACCCTATACCTGGCGGATGATCGCGAGCTTGCTCTCGATTTTGGCAACCACGGGGGTGGCGTTGCTCTCCCCCCTGATCCTCAGGTATTTGATTGATAGCGCCATCCCCAATAAAGATCTTAAACACCTCTTTTTGTCGGCAATTGGCTTGCTGCTTTTGCCGATCGTCAGCGGGTTATTCCAGGTGATCACCCGGCGCCTGGTGTCACAGATCGGCGAGGGGGTGATCTTCGACCTGCGGGTGTCTTTGTATAAGCATCTTCAGCACATGTCACTGCGCTTTTTCACCCACACCCAGTTAGGAGAGCTGATCAGCCGTTTGAACAACGATGTCATCGGGGCGCAAACCGCCATCAGCCGCACCCTGGTCACCCTCATCACCAGTTTCATCGAGGTGGTCACCACCCTGGTGGTCATGCTGATACTGGAATGGCGCCTGACCTTGCTGGGAATTATCATCATCCCCCTGTTCATTATCACGGCTCGTAAGCTGGGGCGGGTTTTTAGAAACATTGCCCGGCGGCAGATGGAAATGAACGCTCGCATGAACGCCAACATGAACGAGACCCTCAACATCGGCGGGGCGCTGCTGGTCAAGCTCTTCGGTCAGCGCGAGGCTGAGGTCGAACGCTTCAGCAATCGCGCCCACGAAGTCAAAACCCTGGGGATCAAGCGAGCCACCATGGCGATTGTCTTCACCGTCATCGTGCACCTGCTGACTGCCGTGGGCAGCGCCCTGGTCTACGGCGTGGGCGGCTACCTGGTTATCCTTGAAATGTTCACCCTCGGCACCATCGTTGCCTTTGGTGATTACCTCTCGCGCCTGTATAACTCCTTTCAGGGTTTCATCAACGCACCGGTCGAATTTGCCACCTCCATGGTCAGCTTTGAACGGGTTTTCGAGGTGATTGACCTTCCCATCGATATCGAAGAGCGCCCGGATGCCATCCCTCTCGAAGCACCCCGGGGCAAGCTCGAATTTGATCGGGTTAACTTTAAATACGTCGATTCAAATCATGGTCTTCTTAAGGACGTCGACCGACCTTATTCTGTTGAACAAGTGGGCGGCATCCTTTCCGATCAAGCCCCCCAGTCCAGTGATCCATCTCTGCCAGGCACAAGCCAGGCGCGTGAGATGGCACTGAAAGATATTTCCTTTGTCGCCAACCCCGGTGACCTGGTCGCCCTGGTCGGTCCCAGCGGTGCCGGCAAGACCACCCTCACCTACCTGATCCCGCGGCTGTACGATCCCACCGAGGGCGCCATCCGCCTGGATGGGCACGACCTGCGCGATTTGCGCCTTGACGACCTGGCGGATTCCATTGGCATGGTCACCCAGGAAACCTACCTGTTCCACGACACCATCCGGGCTAACCTGCTATATGCCAATCCTGATGCCAGCAGTGAAGACCTGGTCAACGCAGCCCAGGCAGCCAATATCCACCATTTTATTATGGACCTGCCCGAAGGATATAACACCATCGTGGGCGAGCGCGGCTATCGCCTGAGTGGCGGTGAAAAGCAACGCCTGGCGCTGGCGCGTGTGCTGCTGAAAGACCCCCGCATCATGATCCTCGATGAGGCCACCAGCCACCTCGATAGCGAATCCGAGGCGCTGATCCAGGAGGCTCTGGAACGCATGTATGCCAACCGCACCAGCATCGTCATCGCCCACCGCCTGAGTACGATCCTTTCAGCCGACCTGATCCTGGTGATGGACAAAGGCGAGGTGATCGAACGCGGCACCCATCAGGACCTGCTCGCCCTGGGCGGACTTTATGCACAGCTATACGAAACGCAATTTAAGCAAAAGCCGCAGGGTGGGTTGGGGAATGATTAA